CACCCAGGTCATGGACAAGCGCGTTGACCAGGTGAAAGTCACGATTCCCGACCTGGCCGCCGACCGCGTTTCGCTGGCGAAATTCGAGGCCACCGCGAACGACGTACGCATCGACGGCGATCTGCCCACCTCCATCAAGGGCGCCACGATCGGCACCATGAACGGCAGTGTGCTGCTCGCCTTCGACGACATGAACCGCGAGCTGGGTGCCTCGCAGGTGAAGTTCAGCGAAAGGGGACCGAACGCGGTCCGCGCGGTCGGTCAGCTGCCGATTGCCGGCCATGAACTGCGCGTTCGGGCCGAGGCGCGCATTCAGCGGGCCGGTGACCGCGGTATCTCCACCGACATCAGCCGGATGCAGCTGGACATCGGCGATATCGCCGTCTACCGCCCCGGCACCGGCAAGGAGGAGGGCCTGCGGCTGACCCGCAAGACCGCCGCCGAGCTCAGCCGGCAGGCCGCCAAGGTCAAGTCGATGCTGAGCGTCCCGGCGATCGCCGACCGGATCGGCATCCCCAAGCCGTACATCCAGGAGGCGCTGAACAACGAGCAGAAGCTGCACGAGCTGACCGGGTCGCCGCGCTTCGTCCAGAAGCTGATGAAGGTCAACCTGGTCGACGTGGTGGCCGACCACCCGTGGCTGCTGCAGAAGGTCGGCATCGACCCGAAGATCCTCGGCGCGCTGACCGGGCTCACCAAGCCGCAGCTCGCGGACCAGCTCTCGCTGTCCTTCCAGCTTCCCAAGACGCCCGGGAACATCCGGCTGCGCAACATCTCCGTCGAGGAGGACGGCATCCGCGCCGACATCACGGGGTCGGAACTGCCGGTCGGGGGACCGAAGAAGTAACGGGCGCGCCCGCAGGGGGTGCGGTGCGGACGCCGTTTGGGGACGCGTCCGCTACCGCGGCTCCTGGGGCCTCGGCGGATCCGGCATCCCGGGCGGGGGTGTCGCGGCGCCCGGGAGCGTCAGCACCGCCTCGGTGCCGCCGAGGTCCGCGGACCGCAGCCGTACCGCGCCGCCCGCCTGCTCCGCCGTACGCGCCACGATCGACAGCCCCAGACCGCTGCCCGGCAGACTGCGGGCGGACGGCGAGCGCCAGAACCGCTCGAAGACATGCGGCAGTTCGTCCTGCGGAATGCCGGGGCCGTGATCGCGTACGGTCAGCTCGCCGCCGGCCAGCCGCACCTCGACGGTCCCGCCGGCCGGGCTGAACTTCACCGCGTTGTCCAGGAGATTGACCACCGCCCGCTCCAGCGAGGCCGGCTCGGCCCGTACGAACCAGGGGTCGAGGGCCGCCGCGATGGTCAGCGACGGGCCGCGCAGCCGGGCCCGCTCCAGCGCCGCGCCGACGATCTCGTGCAGCGCCACCACCGCGACGGCGCTCTGCCCCGGCTCCGTCGGCCGCGACAGTTCCTGCAGATCGCCGATCAGTGCCGCCAGCTCCCCCATCTGCGCCTTCACCGAGGCCAGCAGCGCCTCCTTGTCGGCGGGCGGGATCGGCCGGCCGGACCGCTCGCTGCGCACCAGCAGATCGATATTGGTACGCAGTGAGGTCAGCGGCGTACGCAGCTCATGGCCCGCGTCCGCGATCAGCTGCTGCTGCAGATCACGGGAGGCGGCCAGCGCCGCGGTCATGGCGTTGAAGGAGCGGGAGAGCCGGGCGATCTCGTCCTCGCCCTCGGCCGGGATGCGGATGGTCAGGTCCTCGGTACGGGCGACCTGTTCGACCGCGTCGGTCAGCCGGTCCACCGGCTTGAGGCCGGAGCGCGCGATGACCAGACCGGCGGTGCCCGCGCCGACGACGCCCAGCCCCGCGACGGCCGCCAGCAGCAGCGCAAGGCGGTTCAGCGCGGTGTCGACCTCGGTCAGCGGGCGCGAGATGGACACTGCGAACTGCACGCCCTGGACACCGATGTGCTTGGTCAGCACCCGGACGTCCGCACCGTCGGTGGTGACGGCGTCATGCAGGGTGTCCCGCGCCACGCCCTGCGCCACCGCGACATCCGCACGCTGCACCTGCACCGGCTTGGAGTTGGGTCCGATGCAGCGCGAGCCGTCGACCTGCACGATCTGGACGTTGTAGTAGGAGGGCGGGGCGTTCTTGCTCTCGGTCGGGTCGGTGGGCTGGCAGTTGGCGTAGGTCCGCTGGAGATAGTCGGTGGAGACGATGACGTTCTGCAGCGAGCTGTCCACCTCGCCGCGCAGCTGGGCCCGGGTGAGCAGCCAGCAGGCCAGCGCGGAGACCGCCACCGCCACCGCCACCGCGGCCGCCGTGAGCAGGGTCAGCCGTGAGCGCAGCGGCAGCCGCGCGATCCATCCGCCGAGCCGGCTCTGCGCGGCGCCCGCCGCCCCGTCCGGCGTCGTGGTCGCCGTGGTCATTCCGCCCCGCCGTCCGTCCGCAGGACGTAGCCGACCCCCCGCACGGTGTGCACCAGCCGCGGTTCGCCGCCCGCTTCCGTCTTGCGGCGCAGATACATCACATACACATCGAGGGAGTTGGAGGTGGGCTCGAAGTCGAAGCCCCATACGGCCTTCAGGATCTGCTCGCGGGTGAGCACCTGCCGCGGATGGGCGAGGAACATCTCCAGCAGCGTGAATTCGGTACGGGTCAGCTCGACCTGCCTGCTGCCCCGGGTCACCTCACGGGTCGCCAGGTCCATCCGCAGATCGGCGAAGCTCAGCACCTCGCCCTCCACGGGCGGGGCACCGGCCGCCGCCGCGTACGAGCTGCGGCGCAGCAGGGCGCGGATCCGGGCGAGCAGCTCGTCCAGCTCGAAGGGCTTGACGAGATAGTCGTCGGCGCCGGCGTCCAGCCCCGTGACCCGGTCGCCGACCGTGTCCCGCGCGGTCAGCATCAGGATCGGCACGGTCACCCCGCTCGCCCGCAGCCTGCGGGCGGCGGTCAGCCCGTCCATACGGGGCATCAGGACATCGAGCACGATCAGTTCCGGGTCGTAGACCGCGACCTTCTCGACCGCGTCCAGACCGTCCACCGCCTGCTCGGTCACATACCCCTCGAAGACCAGCGAGCGCTGCAGGGCCTCACGGACC
This genomic stretch from Streptomyces nigrescens harbors:
- a CDS encoding LmeA family phospholipid-binding protein; this encodes MRTPTRISSPSPTPAAQHPHLLAPGAQDDSTGDTRKLDTVNPYADLAALADPEPEPEPGPEFGSFDADGTPLRRTYLNERDDSDDPLGLGLRSDDESDAAWKPPNHRRKNRRKKRGLSRFAAMSITVKLLVAVLVGTSFLTLFDRFAVLYAQNAAAKKVKDALHLNATPEVDIKGFPFLTQVMDKRVDQVKVTIPDLAADRVSLAKFEATANDVRIDGDLPTSIKGATIGTMNGSVLLAFDDMNRELGASQVKFSERGPNAVRAVGQLPIAGHELRVRAEARIQRAGDRGISTDISRMQLDIGDIAVYRPGTGKEEGLRLTRKTAAELSRQAAKVKSMLSVPAIADRIGIPKPYIQEALNNEQKLHELTGSPRFVQKLMKVNLVDVVADHPWLLQKVGIDPKILGALTGLTKPQLADQLSLSFQLPKTPGNIRLRNISVEEDGIRADITGSELPVGGPKK
- a CDS encoding HAMP domain-containing sensor histidine kinase, which encodes MTTATTTPDGAAGAAQSRLGGWIARLPLRSRLTLLTAAAVAVAVAVSALACWLLTRAQLRGEVDSSLQNVIVSTDYLQRTYANCQPTDPTESKNAPPSYYNVQIVQVDGSRCIGPNSKPVQVQRADVAVAQGVARDTLHDAVTTDGADVRVLTKHIGVQGVQFAVSISRPLTEVDTALNRLALLLAAVAGLGVVGAGTAGLVIARSGLKPVDRLTDAVEQVARTEDLTIRIPAEGEDEIARLSRSFNAMTAALAASRDLQQQLIADAGHELRTPLTSLRTNIDLLVRSERSGRPIPPADKEALLASVKAQMGELAALIGDLQELSRPTEPGQSAVAVVALHEIVGAALERARLRGPSLTIAAALDPWFVRAEPASLERAVVNLLDNAVKFSPAGGTVEVRLAGGELTVRDHGPGIPQDELPHVFERFWRSPSARSLPGSGLGLSIVARTAEQAGGAVRLRSADLGGTEAVLTLPGAATPPPGMPDPPRPQEPR
- a CDS encoding response regulator transcription factor, coding for MSPAEHGDHPARILIVDDEPAVREALQRSLVFEGYVTEQAVDGLDAVEKVAVYDPELIVLDVLMPRMDGLTAARRLRASGVTVPILMLTARDTVGDRVTGLDAGADDYLVKPFELDELLARIRALLRRSSYAAAAGAPPVEGEVLSFADLRMDLATREVTRGSRQVELTRTEFTLLEMFLAHPRQVLTREQILKAVWGFDFEPTSNSLDVYVMYLRRKTEAGGEPRLVHTVRGVGYVLRTDGGAE